Proteins encoded together in one Gemmatimonadaceae bacterium window:
- a CDS encoding IS481 family transposase, with the protein MNTHKNARLIAWARQEIVTRVEAGETQGAIAAALGVSRETVNKWYRRLSQAAEPAQAAPDRSSRPQTSPTRLRRTKRRQIRKAREKRWSNPRIAQHHDIPLSTVTAELRRQGLNTLAALELPRQVVRYERPRPGELVHLDIKKLGKIGRVGHRIHGNRRTRVTGIGWEFLHVAIADHSRLTYAEVLPDELGETTAAFFVRAVAWFASHGITVERLLTDNGSAYRSLTFATTCLELGISQRLTRAYRPQTNGKAERVIGTLLTDWAYARAFGRSYLRTRALDDYLLFYNFQRRHSALYYLPPASRLPAAL; encoded by the coding sequence ATGAACACCCACAAAAATGCCCGCCTCATCGCGTGGGCGCGACAGGAGATCGTGACCCGCGTGGAGGCGGGCGAGACGCAGGGCGCCATCGCCGCGGCGCTGGGCGTCTCGCGCGAGACCGTGAACAAGTGGTACCGCCGCCTGTCCCAGGCCGCGGAGCCGGCGCAGGCGGCCCCGGATCGCTCCTCACGCCCACAGACGTCACCGACGCGACTGCGACGTACGAAGCGGCGTCAGATCCGCAAAGCCCGTGAGAAGCGCTGGAGCAACCCGCGCATCGCGCAGCACCATGACATTCCGCTGTCGACCGTCACGGCCGAACTGCGTCGCCAGGGGCTGAACACGCTCGCCGCCCTCGAGCTGCCACGGCAGGTCGTGCGGTATGAACGGCCGCGGCCCGGAGAGCTGGTCCATCTCGACATCAAGAAGCTGGGGAAGATCGGGCGCGTCGGCCACCGGATTCACGGCAATCGCCGCACGCGGGTGACGGGCATCGGGTGGGAGTTCCTGCACGTCGCCATCGCCGATCACTCGCGCCTGACGTACGCCGAGGTGTTGCCCGACGAACTGGGCGAAACGACGGCCGCGTTCTTCGTGCGGGCCGTCGCCTGGTTCGCCAGCCACGGCATCACGGTCGAGCGGCTCCTGACGGACAACGGCAGCGCGTACCGCTCGCTGACCTTCGCCACCACGTGTCTTGAGCTCGGGATCAGTCAACGCCTTACTCGCGCCTACCGGCCCCAAACCAACGGCAAAGCCGAACGTGTGATCGGTACCCTGCTCACCGATTGGGCCTACGCGCGGGCCTTCGGACGCTCGTACTTGCGCACCCGCGCCCTCGACGACTACCTGCTCTTCTACAACTTTCAACGACGTCACAGCGCGCTGTACTATCTTCCCCCAGCCTCACGCCTACCTGCTGCGCTGTGA